TAGCTTTTCCTTCTTGAATTTTTATTCGACTTAAAAGAGAAAATAGTTCGGTTTCATTAATTCCTAGATGATTGGCCCACTCACTTCTAATCTTTCCCATCTTAGATTTTGCTGTTTTTCCTTCTTTTAATTTTGATAGGTCAAAGCTTCCGTCATCATTACTAATTAATTGACTTAAAGCATCTGTTTGATCTAACTTCCAAGAATTGATCAATATTACTTCTGCATTATCTTTAGAGTTATCTATGGCTTCTTTTGCCTTTTCCAAAAATGATTTTTTAGTTGCATTAATAAAAGAGGGGAGGATTAAGTCAGAACACTTAATTACCTCACCACTCTTTTCATGAAATTTAACTTGATAAAATCTTTTTTTGATTGTGCCACTTGATGTATATTTTTCAGATTTGAACTCAACAACAATATCATCAAACCCTTTTGCCTCATCTAATTCAAAGCTAACAGACTTTATTTCCGAAACTTCATCAAACATTTCTAAAGCTTTCTTCCAAAAATATAAAGCTTGATACACGAAGCCATTTTTTACAGGTATAACTGAATTTGCCATCTAGCATTCACCACCATATAAACATTTTTAATATTTCGATCTAATAAATAATATATCATTATAAAATTTTCATTACTCACTCACATATCTCCGCTAACCTAAAAGCAAGAATCAATTTCACAGAATAATTAATTTCTAATAAAATATAATATTTTTCGTTCTTAAAATAACAAGATTACCGCACTACTAACTAGTCTCTCGAAAAAGAGAGTAGGATTAGACAATTTTGAATATTAAATAGGATCTACATAGCTTCTTTTAAGGGTTACAATTTTTGTGTTACTTTGCTGATACTTTGAAAAGAATCCATCATCCAAGCAAAGCAGTTCTTCAATTTCTTGATATGTTAAATATTTACCGGAAATATTCGAATATTCTTCAACAAATGATTTGGGAGTATATATTTTTTCTTCAAACAATAACTCTAACGCCTCTTCAAAAGCCTCTGGCATGGCTATCGGCATAATTTCATCCAAAGGTTCTACTTTTCTCCATCCTCTTTTACTCAAATTCTTATAAAGTCTCACAAACTCATCTTGTGTTATTATTTCTAGCTGCTTTGCCCTATAAATCATTGATGCAATAGATACTTTCCATTTCACCTTCAATTCTCTATAATGGTTTAAGTTTAAAGGATCCTTAGAGACGTCAATACTAAACGCTTTTTTAGGAAGTAGAAAGTACCCTGCTAACGAGTCCGCTTCTCTTTCTATTTTTTTATATACATCATTGTTTTCATCTTCAATATTATCAATGTCTTCATGTTGAATGAAATGCGCCAATTCGTGTATGACATCAAATTGCCTTCTGTAAAAAGACTTTTTATTACTACCTAAAACAATAACATAATAATTCTTTACTCCATTTTGAAATTCCATTGTGACTCTTTGGCTAAAAGCATCTATCTTTTCACTCGAAAACGTTAAATCTGAAATTACAAATCCTTTACTTTCCAAAAGTTCTACGGCATTTTCAATAGGAGCTTCTCCTAAATTCCATAGATTTCTCAACAAGCCAGCTTTTTCTTCCAAACTCTCTATATCACTCAAATCAGGTAACTCAAATTCTGGAAATTCTACTGTTTCCTCTAAAAAGCTCCTAAGACTAACAATATTTTCAACTCTCGACAATTGATATTGTTTATCCTTTTTTGAAGTACTTAAAAGTGATCGGAAATACGAATTTCCATATGCAAAGTTCTGTTTATTCGAAGAATAAAAAAATTCTTTTGGGAATCTCAATGCTTGCAGTAAAGAAAATAATATTTCAGGAGTTGGTGCAGAAATGTTCTGTTCATATTTTGAAATCATCTGTTTTGATACACCAATTTTCTCTTTAAGTTCCTCTAGAGTCATCCCTCTATACATTCTTGCTTCTTTCAATCTTTGACCATTAAATTGGTGTTGTACTGACACTGTCATTACCTCTATTCAGCTTTTCTTTTTCTACCTTTAAGTTTAACATGCTTGTTTTTTCTATTTTTTAATTCAGCTCTTCCGTTACCTTCTATTTCTGAATCACTAGCAGCTATAATGTAATCTGATGGAATAAATTTACTCCAATCTTCACTATATAATATTTCACACCCGTCAGATAATTCATACATAGTAATTTTGGGAGTATCTCCAATAGAGTTATCTCTTGTAATTATACAAGCTTTCTCTATATATTCACCAAACTGCTCTAATATTTTATTTGCTTTTTCTGAAGCTTCCCCATAAAGATCTGAACCAAATCGATCGATAGTATATTCAGTCGGATCAAAGAGTTGTCCATATTTATCATGCTCTTCTTCTGGTGATGGATTCTTTAACAATATTACACTTGTGAGATATGTCAATCCTCTTTCCTTATGAAACTTTCTCATTATCTGATTTTTGTTATCTTCAGACATAAATGCATACATAACCTTTTCCATCTTATCAATGAAAATAACCGAACGTTTATCAATGAATTGAAATCTTTCAGCTAATTGAGTGTCAATAATTTTTTTCAAATTATCTGCTCTCTTTAACTTACCGAAATTTAAGTTTCGGCTCTTATATTCTATATTATATTTATTAACAATCTCCTTTAACTCGTTTTCATAGCCAGGATAAATTTGTTCAACAATAGCAACCTTCAAATTCTCTTCCAATCAATAACACTCCTTCAATATAAGATATAACTACTTTAACACAAAAGGGGATTGTTTTCAAATATCGATTAAAAAAGGAGATTATTATCATTTTTGTCAACCTGCTGATTTTATCTAATAAGTAAAGTTCAGCAAAAAATCTATTTTTCTTTTTCTAAATCGAACTCAATACTTCTCTTTACCCTCTGTATCGTACTCACACTCAACCTTGTCCTTTTAGAAATCTCCTTATAACTCAATCCAGATTTCAACAATTCATAAGCATGCAACTTATCATCTGTTATTTTCGCTTTAGGACGTCCTTCTCTGAAGTTTGGATTATTTCTCTTAGCAAATGCTTTACCCTCCTGTGTACGCTCTACAATCATATCACGCTCCATTTCAGCTACTGACAAAATTGTATGCATTATCATCCGACCAATAGTTGTATTTTCAATAGTACCGAGATTAAGAACCTTAATTGTAATATTACGTTCTAACAGCGGTTCAATTACGTCCAGAGCTTCTTTAGTATTCCTTGCAAAACGATCCAATTTCGTTACTACAACTGTATCGTTATCCTCCAGAATTGATAATAACTTGGTAAATTCCGGACGATTTATTTTCGTTCCTGTAAATTTTTCTTTATACACATTTTTTTTACTCACACCAGCTTGTTTCAATTGTTCCAGCTGTTCTCCTAATGACTGAGCTGTCGTACTTACTCTCGCGTATCCATAAATCATAAAATATCCCCTCTTATTCTTAATTATTTTCTGACCTAAGTTAATGACCATCTATCAAGATTGACATATCAACAAACAAACAGTTGGTCAGAAACTATTATGTTTCTGACCAACTAAAAAATTTATAAATCATCTTCTAATGAAATGGATTTAAAAATTTCCTCCTTCATTTCTCTACCTAAAAGTTTAGGCAAATTTTCTTGATTGATTCCTAAAACATACGGTGTTTGTATCAACACATAAGACATATCGTAAGTTAAAACTTCTTGTTCCGGCCTCAAATTAAGTGAATTATAGAAAAAACTCCTTGCGGCTCTTTTTTAAGTGTCTGGTAGTAAGAAGCAATTGCAGGTGAAAGTTTTCTAAGAACGTTACTTTCATTATAACCACTAAACTTAACCGTCAACTTATCTGCAACAATTCCAACGGCTCCTTTTAAAGCACTTTGTGTACCAATAATTACCACACAACCAGAAGATCTCCCTATATTTAAAATGTTCAAAAGCAATCTTTCTGCATAATCACTTTGCTTTTTATCTAACCCATTTCGAGTATTTTCATATTCATCCGCTAATAAAACTATTTGTTTTAGTGGAGCATGTAAATGCTTCTCGTTATATTCTTTAATGTTTTCAACTTGAAGCTCATAAAACAACCTTTCACGTCTTTCAAGCTCTTTTAAGACGTATTCAAAGACCTTCAACTGAGAGTTAATTCCAGAAGCAATAAAAGCTCCTGCTTTCTCAAATTCTATAAAATCAGCAATTTTAGAACTAGACGTCAAAAACATAGTTGTATAGTCAAAACCCAAATCGTATTGCGAAATTTGAGCTAACTGAGCTAAAATATTCTTAATTTTAACACTTTTCCCTGCTCCACTCATCCCTGCTACCCAAAAGAAATTCGTTTGAAAATTCCATTTAGCAGACAGTGCTCCCATTAAACTTTCCCCAATAAAAAACTCCCCAACTGCATTATACTTATTCAGTGCATCAATACTCATTTCATAAGAAGATAGCTCTTCATTTAATAAAACTACTAAAGTAAAAATACCTCTGTCGGCATGTTCTTTAATAATCACTCGGCACCTAAATAGAGCTTCAATATCTGGCTTCAATTTTTCAATGTTTTGAACCGTCTGATTTTCTATAAGTCGGCAATTTAATTGAAGGAATTTCTCTTGCCCCGAAACATTACTCACACTAAATTTCCACATTTTTCTATTTCTATATACTTGGTCTAAGAATCGCTATGCTTTTTTCTGAGCTGATAAAGGTAAAATACTAGCTTGAATTATTTGTTCTGCTTGAAATTCGGGATTTTTTTCTGGAACAATATTCTTAATCTTTTTTAACAGTACAGGATCATTCATTACATATTCCTCCATTAGCCTTGGGTCAGCAGATAGTAGTGCTGGAATATATTGATGCAAGTATCCTTCAACACTAACATAAACATTTTTCCTAAGTGAATTATGGGCGGGTAAGAGATATAGCATTTTAAACAATTCATCTGATGAACATCCTTGTGAAATAGTTGTAGTTATCTTTTGTACATTTAGTATTTTTATCTTCAAAATACTTCGTGCTCTATCATACTCTGTATGATAGAAGTCAATTGTTACACCCAAAATCTTTTCTATCGCTTCCCAAGTTTGATCTAGTCTCAAATGAATATTTAAGCTCACATTACAGACGATGATATAAATGATGCTCATAACCAGTTCGCTAAGTACGCAAATTTTTAATTCGTAGCTAACAACGTAGTTAAATAGATTTTCAGGCAAAATAAAAAACTCCGAATGCTGTTATATCAACATTCGGAGCTTCTATAATAGGTCTACCCAACAGACCCTTCCATCTCATAACTAATCAGTCTATTAAGTTCCACCGCATACTCCATCGGCAATTCCTTCGTAAACGGCTCCACAAATCCCATAACGATCATTTCCGTCGCTTCTTGCTCTGACAAGCCACGACTCATCAAGTAATAAAGCTGTTCTTCCGAAATTTTCGAAACCTTCGCTTCATGCTCCAACGCCACTTGGCTGTTATGGATCTCATTAAACGGAATCGTATCTGATTTCGATTTATCATCCATGATGATCGTGTCACACTCAATATGTGAAATCGAACCAGCACTATCTTTGGCAAAGGTTACTTGTCCACGATAGTTCACTTCTCCGCCATCTTTAGCAATCGATTTTGAAACGATCGAGCTTGATGTGTTTGGTGCATTATGAATCATTTTTGCCCCTGTGTCTTGGATTTGGTTTTCGCCGGCGAATGCGATTGACAGCATCGTACCGCGTGCGCCTTTTCCATCTAGATAGACACTTGGGTATTTCATCGTTGCTTTTGCTCCTAGGTTTCCATCGATCCACTCAACGGTTGCTCCTTCGTAAGCTTTGGCACGTTTGGTTACTAGGTTATATACATTATCTGACCAGTTTTGGATCGTTGTGTAACGTGTATAGGCATCTTTATGGGTAAAGATCTCAACGATCGCTGCGTGTAAGCTATTGCTTGTGTACGTAGGTGCGGTACAGCCTTCTACGTAGTGAACACTTGCGCCTTCATCCACGATGATCAACGTACGTTCAAATTGTCCGGTGTTTTCCGCGTTGATCCGGAAGTAGGTTTGTAATGGAACATCTACGCGAACGCCTTTCGGTACATAGATAAAGGTTCCACCAGACCAAACAGCAGAGTTTAAGGCTGCTAATTTGTTATCTGTTGGTGGCACTAATTTTGAGAAGTATTTCTTGAATAAATCAGGGTATTCTTTCAACGCTGAATCTGTATCGGTAAAGATGATCCCTAACTTTTGGAATTCTTCTTTCATATTGTGGTAAACCACTTCTGATTCATATTGCGCTGAAGCACCAGCTAGGTAAGCACGTTCAGCTTCTGGGATCCCGATTTTTTCAAAGGTTTCTTTGATTTTATCTGGTACATCGTCCCAGTCGCGAGCAGGTTTGTCGCTAGCTCTTTGGAAATATTTGATCTTATCAAAATCGATATCTGATAAATCCGGTCCCCATTCCTGCATTTTCATTTTATTGAATTGTTCTAATGATTTCAAACGGAATTCTAGCATCCATTCTGGTTCTTCTTTTTTACGTGAAATTTCTCTAACGACTTCCTCTGTTAGTCCATCCCCTGTACTGAAGATCGGTTTCACATCATCGTGGAAACCAAATTTATATTCTTCTAACTCTGGTACGTTGCTCATTATTTCACCTTCCCTTAAATATAAGTTCGAACTCTAAATACGAATAAACGGTGGGAGCAGAAGCAACCCTTTCGGAAATAAGCTGAAATTAACAAAAATTTGAAAAGTAATTTTCGTTAATTCCTTCTTATTTCTCAGGGTTAAGCACTTCTGTCCCATCCTCTCTTGATTTGTATTTTTATTATTCACAGTGTAATTGTCCTGCAGTTCCTTGTCCGTCATTTTCCACTGCTTGTTCTAATGCTTTCCACGCTAATGTGGCGCATTTGATGCGTGCCGGGAATTTTGCTACGCCGCCAAGCATCGCTGCATCACCAAGTTTCTCTTCATCGGATACCTCATTGCCTTGCACCAATTGGGAGAAATCTTCCGCAAGCTGCTCTGCTTCAGTTAAACTTTTTCCGATGACTGCATCGGTCATCATGCTGGCACTTGCGGTACTGATCGAACAGCCGCTGCCGTTAAAGGCGATATCTTTGATGATATCATCTTGGATATCCAGCTGCAATTCGATCACATCACCGCACGTCGGATTGTTCATTTCGATTGTCTGACTTGACGCATCCAAGCTTCCATGATGATGCGGATGGCTAGAATGGTCTAAGATCACTTGACGGTATAAATTATCTAATTTAGAGAGAGCCATGTTGGAAAAACTCCTTTGTCGCTAAAATTGCTTCGATCAATCGATCCGCATCTGCTTTTGTATTATAGAGATAAAAGCTTGCTCTAGCTGTTGCTGCTACGTCTAAATATTTCAGTAATGGCTGGGCACAATGATGTCCTGCCCGAACTGCCACACCCTCCATATCTAAAGCCGTCGCTGTATCATGAGGATGCAGTCCATCTAAATTAAACGCAATCACACCCGTATGATGAGCAGGATCTTGTGGGCCATAAACTGTTAGACCATCGATCGCTAACAATTTTGGCAATACATACTCTACTAATTCTGCTTCATGTTGATGGATATTGTCTAAACCGATCTCATTGAGAAAATCGATTGCGGCACCCAAAGCGATCGCACCGCCAATATTTGGCGTTCCTGCTTCGAACTTCCATGGCAATTCTTTCCATGTACTATCATACAAATTCACAAAATCGATCATTTCTCCGCCGAATTCGATGGGCTCCATTTTCTCCAGCAATTCGCGTTTTCCATATAATACACCAATTCCAGTTGGGGCGCACATTTTATGTCCGCTAAAAGCATAAAAGTCCGCATTGATGGCTTGAACATCCACCGACATATGAGGAACAGCTTGCGCACCATCGACAACTAAGACAGCACCATGACTATGCGCCAATTCAGCTAGTTCTTTGACTGGATTGATCACACCTAAGACGTTAGAGACATGAGCGATAGAAACAATCTTGGTTTTGTCCGTGATTTGTTGTTTCGCGCTTTCCATATCTAAAAAGCCATCTGCTGTAATATCAATGTATTTCAACGTTGCCCCTTTACGTTCGGCTAATTGCTGCCACGGAATGATGTTTGAATGGTGTTCCATATAAGAGATCACGATTTCATCACCAGCTTGTACTGCTAGATCACCATAGCTTTTTGCGACCCAGTTCAAGCTAGTCGTTGTGCCTCGCGTGAATAATGCTTCAGCTGTTTCTTTGGCATTGATAAAAGCTCTAACTTTTTCACGAGCCGCTTCGTAATCTTTTGTTGCCCGTTCAGCTAAAGTATGAACACCACGATGGACATTAGCATTATCATGTTCGTAATAATAAGTCAGTCTATCTAAAACTGCTTTGGGTTTTTGAGTTGTTGCTGCATTATCCAGATAAACAAGCGGCTCGTCATTTACTTCTTGAAACAAGATGGGAAACTGTTGCCGAATCTTATCTGCGTTTATCATGCATTCAACTTCCCTTCAATAACATCTACAAATTCTTTTTGGACTTCTTTGACCGGGATCGCTGTGATCACTGAGCCTAAGAAACCACGAATGACCAATCGTTCTGCTTCTTCTTTGCGCAGACCACGACTCATCAAATAGTACATTTCTTCTGGATCGACACGACCAACACTGGCTGCATGTCCTGCAGTTACTTCATTTTCATCGATCAATAAGATTGGGTTCGCATCACCGCGCGCTTTATCAGAAAGCATCAAGACACGGCTTTCTTGTTGCGCATCTGCCCCTTTAGCCCCTTTTAAGATATGACCAATTCCGTTGAAGGTTAATGTTCCGCGTTCACGGATAACCCCGTGTTGTAAAATGTGTCCTACAGAGTGAGACGCTTTATTGGTTACACGCGTATCGATACCTTGTGTTTGTTTACCAGCACTGATTGCAACAACTTTGACTTCTGAATGAGAGCCTTCGCCAACTAAGTCAGAATCAAAATCAGCAACCACATCGCCATCATTCATAACACCGATCGCCCAGTCAACTGAGGCATCGCGCATGATATGACCACGGCGGTTCATATAAGTCGTAAGGTTTTCACCTAATTGATCGACTGCTGAATACTTCACTTTTGAGCCTGCTTTAGCGATGACTTCAACAACGATGTTTGCCGAAACTTTTGCTTTACGTTCGCCGATCGTTTGGAATCGTTCTAAATAACTGAATTCACTATGCTCATCTGCAATGATCAAAACATGTTTGAAGAAGGGCTGTTCACTATCTGAATCTTGGATAAAGATCGATTCGATCGGTTCTTCGATCACTACATTTTTAGGTACATATAAAAATACACCACTGTTCATGAACGCTGTATGGAAAGCCGTTAGCTTGTCTTCGTCCATCTCCACAGCTTTTGTCATATAGTATTCTTTGACTAGATCACCATGTTCCTGCATCGCAGTGAACAGATCAGTGAAGATCACGCCTTGGTCAGCTAATTTTGCTGAAAGTTGTTCAAATGCTGTGATCGATCCTTGCTGCACGATGACTGGATTGTCTTTCATTGCATCAAAGCTAGGGATATTCATCGCTTGTGGTGTATATTCGTCTGTATTTACATTAAACAAAGGCCAACGGTGAAATTTCACCCGTTCGATCTTTGGTAATTCTAAGTGTTCAGCTTTTTCTAAAGCCGCTGCGCGCAAGTCCGTCATCCATGAGGGTTCTTCGTTACGTGCTGAAAAAGCTTTGATGTCGTCAAGATAATTTGCTGTTGTGATATCTTTCATTTATCTTGTCCTCCTTACGCTTCTTCTTTGTATTCGATACCTAATTCTTCACTGATTCCAGCATAGCCTTCTGCTTCTAAACGTTTTGCAAGATCAGCGCCGCCTGTTTTTACGACACGGCCTTCCATCATGATATGCACAACATCAGGTGTGATGTAGTTCAATAGACGTTGGTAGTGAGTGATGATCAATGCGCCAAAGTTTTCGCCGCGCATTTCATTCACGCCTTTTGAGACAACTTTTAAAGCATCGATATCTAAACCAGAGTCGATTTCATCTAAAATAGCAAAAGTTGGTTCCAGCATCAATAATTGTAAGATTTCGTTACGTTTCTTTTCTCCGCCTGAGAAGCCTTCATTCAAATAACGTTCAGCCATTTCCTCAGGCATATTTAGTAGTTCCATTTTTTTATCTAATTTTTTGATGAACTGCATCACAGAAATTTTGTCATCTTCGTCACGTTTGGCATTGATCGCCGCACGCATGAATTCAGCATTTGTGATACCAGGAATTTCACTTGGGTATTGCATCGCTAAAAATAGACCTAAGCGGGCACGTTCATCTACTTCAAGTTCTAAGACATTTTCACCGTCAAAAAGAATTTCACCTTCTGTGACTTCGTAGTTTGGATTTCCCATGATCGCAGCAGATAACGTTGATTTACCTGTTCCGTTTGGTCCCATGATCGCGTGGATT
The DNA window shown above is from Enterococcus sp. 12C11_DIV0727 and carries:
- a CDS encoding helix-turn-helix domain-containing protein, with protein sequence MSVQHQFNGQRLKEARMYRGMTLEELKEKIGVSKQMISKYEQNISAPTPEILFSLLQALRFPKEFFYSSNKQNFAYGNSYFRSLLSTSKKDKQYQLSRVENIVSLRSFLEETVEFPEFELPDLSDIESLEEKAGLLRNLWNLGEAPIENAVELLESKGFVISDLTFSSEKIDAFSQRVTMEFQNGVKNYYVIVLGSNKKSFYRRQFDVIHELAHFIQHEDIDNIEDENNDVYKKIEREADSLAGYFLLPKKAFSIDVSKDPLNLNHYRELKVKWKVSIASMIYRAKQLEIITQDEFVRLYKNLSKRGWRKVEPLDEIMPIAMPEAFEEALELLFEEKIYTPKSFVEEYSNISGKYLTYQEIEELLCLDDGFFSKYQQSNTKIVTLKRSYVDPI
- a CDS encoding DUF5986 family protein, which translates into the protein MEENLKVAIVEQIYPGYENELKEIVNKYNIEYKSRNLNFGKLKRADNLKKIIDTQLAERFQFIDKRSVIFIDKMEKVMYAFMSEDNKNQIMRKFHKERGLTYLTSVILLKNPSPEEEHDKYGQLFDPTEYTIDRFGSDLYGEASEKANKILEQFGEYIEKACIITRDNSIGDTPKITMYELSDGCEILYSEDWSKFIPSDYIIAASDSEIEGNGRAELKNRKNKHVKLKGRKRKAE
- a CDS encoding recombinase family protein, producing the protein MIYGYARVSTTAQSLGEQLEQLKQAGVSKKNVYKEKFTGTKINRPEFTKLLSILEDNDTVVVTKLDRFARNTKEALDVIEPLLERNITIKVLNLGTIENTTIGRMIMHTILSVAEMERDMIVERTQEGKAFAKRNNPNFREGRPKAKITDDKLHAYELLKSGLSYKEISKRTRLSVSTIQRVKRSIEFDLEKEK
- a CDS encoding FtsK/SpoIIIE domain-containing protein, coding for MSNVSGQEKFLQLNCRLIENQTVQNIEKLKPDIEALFRCRVIIKEHADRGIFTLVVLLNEELSSYEMSIDALNKYNAVGEFFIGESLMGALSAKWNFQTNFFWVAGMSGAGKSVKIKNILAQLAQISQYDLGFDYTTMFLTSSSKIADFIEFEKAGAFIASGINSQLKVFEYVLKELERRERLFYELQVENIKEYNEKHLHAPLKQIVLLADEYENTRNGLDKKQSDYAERLLLNILNIGRSSGCVVIIGTQSALKGAVGIVADKLTVKFSGYNESNVLRKLSPAIASYYQTLKKEPQGVFSIIHLI
- the sufB gene encoding Fe-S cluster assembly protein SufB; the protein is MSNVPELEEYKFGFHDDVKPIFSTGDGLTEEVVREISRKKEEPEWMLEFRLKSLEQFNKMKMQEWGPDLSDIDFDKIKYFQRASDKPARDWDDVPDKIKETFEKIGIPEAERAYLAGASAQYESEVVYHNMKEEFQKLGIIFTDTDSALKEYPDLFKKYFSKLVPPTDNKLAALNSAVWSGGTFIYVPKGVRVDVPLQTYFRINAENTGQFERTLIIVDEGASVHYVEGCTAPTYTSNSLHAAIVEIFTHKDAYTRYTTIQNWSDNVYNLVTKRAKAYEGATVEWIDGNLGAKATMKYPSVYLDGKGARGTMLSIAFAGENQIQDTGAKMIHNAPNTSSSIVSKSIAKDGGEVNYRGQVTFAKDSAGSISHIECDTIIMDDKSKSDTIPFNEIHNSQVALEHEAKVSKISEEQLYYLMSRGLSEQEATEMIVMGFVEPFTKELPMEYAVELNRLISYEMEGSVG
- the sufU gene encoding Fe-S cluster assembly sulfur transfer protein SufU — encoded protein: MALSKLDNLYRQVILDHSSHPHHHGSLDASSQTIEMNNPTCGDVIELQLDIQDDIIKDIAFNGSGCSISTASASMMTDAVIGKSLTEAEQLAEDFSQLVQGNEVSDEEKLGDAAMLGGVAKFPARIKCATLAWKALEQAVENDGQGTAGQLHCE
- a CDS encoding cysteine desulfurase — protein: MINADKIRQQFPILFQEVNDEPLVYLDNAATTQKPKAVLDRLTYYYEHDNANVHRGVHTLAERATKDYEAAREKVRAFINAKETAEALFTRGTTTSLNWVAKSYGDLAVQAGDEIVISYMEHHSNIIPWQQLAERKGATLKYIDITADGFLDMESAKQQITDKTKIVSIAHVSNVLGVINPVKELAELAHSHGAVLVVDGAQAVPHMSVDVQAINADFYAFSGHKMCAPTGIGVLYGKRELLEKMEPIEFGGEMIDFVNLYDSTWKELPWKFEAGTPNIGGAIALGAAIDFLNEIGLDNIHQHEAELVEYVLPKLLAIDGLTVYGPQDPAHHTGVIAFNLDGLHPHDTATALDMEGVAVRAGHHCAQPLLKYLDVAATARASFYLYNTKADADRLIEAILATKEFFQHGSL
- the sufD gene encoding Fe-S cluster assembly protein SufD, coding for MKDITTANYLDDIKAFSARNEEPSWMTDLRAAALEKAEHLELPKIERVKFHRWPLFNVNTDEYTPQAMNIPSFDAMKDNPVIVQQGSITAFEQLSAKLADQGVIFTDLFTAMQEHGDLVKEYYMTKAVEMDEDKLTAFHTAFMNSGVFLYVPKNVVIEEPIESIFIQDSDSEQPFFKHVLIIADEHSEFSYLERFQTIGERKAKVSANIVVEVIAKAGSKVKYSAVDQLGENLTTYMNRRGHIMRDASVDWAIGVMNDGDVVADFDSDLVGEGSHSEVKVVAISAGKQTQGIDTRVTNKASHSVGHILQHGVIRERGTLTFNGIGHILKGAKGADAQQESRVLMLSDKARGDANPILLIDENEVTAGHAASVGRVDPEEMYYLMSRGLRKEEAERLVIRGFLGSVITAIPVKEVQKEFVDVIEGKLNA
- the sufC gene encoding Fe-S cluster assembly ATPase SufC gives rise to the protein MSVLEIKNLHVSIEDKKILKGVNLTMKTGEIHAIMGPNGTGKSTLSAAIMGNPNYEVTEGEILFDGENVLELEVDERARLGLFLAMQYPSEIPGITNAEFMRAAINAKRDEDDKISVMQFIKKLDKKMELLNMPEEMAERYLNEGFSGGEKKRNEILQLLMLEPTFAILDEIDSGLDIDALKVVSKGVNEMRGENFGALIITHYQRLLNYITPDVVHIMMEGRVVKTGGADLAKRLEAEGYAGISEELGIEYKEEA